In Clostridium sp., one DNA window encodes the following:
- the budA gene encoding acetolactate decarboxylase, producing MDDELRVPNHIYQMSTINALVSGLYDGCVSLSKLLQKGNFGIGTFKGLDGELTLLNGIFYRTRPDGSIYTCLENVSVPFAVITEFENYNLHNIKNCLCYESIKEKLDNLIESKNIFYALYMKGSFNHVKTRTVVKQEMPYKVMSDAVKNQPTFEYRNIEGHIVGFRCPSYVEGLNVPGYHFHFISSDKKFGGHICELSIKDADIRIQKCSCFRMELPENENFYKLKVTDRSNDIKSVEK from the coding sequence ATGGATGATGAGTTGAGGGTTCCAAATCATATATACCAGATGTCTACCATAAATGCCCTGGTTTCAGGATTATACGACGGATGTGTTTCTTTGAGCAAACTTCTCCAGAAAGGTAATTTTGGAATAGGAACTTTTAAAGGTCTTGATGGAGAGCTGACCCTGTTAAACGGTATTTTTTACAGGACAAGGCCTGATGGAAGCATATATACATGTTTGGAAAATGTATCTGTTCCATTTGCCGTAATTACTGAATTTGAAAACTATAATCTGCACAACATCAAAAATTGCCTTTGTTATGAGAGTATAAAGGAAAAGCTTGACAATCTCATTGAAAGTAAAAATATATTCTATGCCCTTTATATGAAGGGAAGCTTCAACCATGTCAAAACCAGAACTGTGGTAAAACAGGAAATGCCCTACAAAGTAATGTCGGATGCCGTTAAAAACCAGCCTACTTTTGAATACAGAAATATCGAGGGCCATATAGTGGGATTCAGGTGCCCCTCTTATGTAGAAGGTCTCAATGTACCTGGATATCATTTTCATTTTATAAGCAGCGATAAAAAATTTGGCGGTCATATATGTGAATTGTCAATAAAAGATGCAGATATCCGCATACAAAAGTGCTCCTGCTTTAGAATGGAACTTCCTGAAAATGAGAATTTTTACAAGTTGAAAGTCACAGACAGAAGCAATGATATAAAATCTGTTGAAAAATAA
- a CDS encoding DUF1523 family protein has product MKRRRIRIRSLIVIFICILVTTALFPHFIRHTYTITVSNKQINKQNEENMYMIYTQMDDGSVRTFKNINSIVEFKFNSDDIYGGMQIYRKYEIRAYGLRIPIISCYENIVKVKKVKDNFIYPGNYFQSN; this is encoded by the coding sequence ATGAAAAGAAGAAGAATCAGAATTCGCTCACTTATAGTTATCTTTATCTGTATACTTGTAACAACTGCCTTATTTCCACACTTTATAAGACACACCTATACCATTACTGTATCAAACAAACAGATAAATAAACAAAATGAGGAAAATATGTATATGATATATACCCAGATGGACGATGGAAGCGTAAGAACGTTCAAAAATATCAACAGCATAGTTGAATTTAAATTCAATTCCGATGATATATACGGAGGCATGCAGATTTACAGAAAATACGAGATCAGAGCATATGGTCTTAGAATACCCATCATATCCTGCTATGAAAATATAGTGAAAGTAAAAAAGGTGAAAGACAACTTTATCTATCCTGGAAATTATTTTCAGTCAAATTAA